The Microterricola viridarii nucleotide sequence TCTTGCCGAGCCGGGCGCCGAGGTCCACATCCTCGAAGTACATGAAGAAGCGCTCGTCGAAGCCGCCGATGGCGTCGTAGGCCGTGCGTCGGGTGAGGACGCAGGCGCCGGAGAGCCAGCCGGCGTCGCGCTGCTCGATTCCGTAGGCGTGCTCGGCGCGGTATCGCGTCGACCACGGGTTGGAGCGCCAGACCCGTCCGAGCAGGGCATGGCCGATTCCGGTGCGCAGCGACGGCAGGTTGCGAGCGGACGGGTACACGCTCCCGTCGGCATCCAAGATGCGGGGCCCGACTGACCCGATGCGCGGGTCGGCGTCGGCGGCAGCCACGAGTGCATCGATGGCGCCGGGGGTGAACGAGACGTCCGGGTTGACGATGAGCACATAGTCCGCAGTGGATCCGCTCTGCTGGACGCCGGCGGTGACGCCGCCGCCGTAACCCAGATTGCGCTCCAGCTCCAGCAGGGTGGCCCCGAACTCTGCGGCAAGCGCCCGCTCGACGCGGAGATCGGCCGACGCATTGTCGACGACGATCACGTCGAGCGGATGCGCGCTGGCCGTCGCCAGCGTGGCCAGGAACGGTCGCAGCGTCTCGCCGGTGTTGTAGGTCACCGTGACGACCAGCACCCGTGCTGACGGTGTGTTAGCGCCCACGAACTATCATCGCTCCTGGCTGAGATCGGTGAAGACGGGCTCCGCATAGGTCGATCCGACGGCGAGGATGTTGCCGGCGGCGTCGAAGTCACAGGCCTGGGGCAGATCGGCGAAATGCCGGCCGGAGCGCTCCATCAACGAGACGTTGACGAAGTACTTGCCGGTGCCGAAGCGGTTGTCCTTCAGCACGAAACGCACCTGGCGACGACCGCTGAGGGTGCCGAGCTCCAGTCCGAGCCGCTTCGTCGTGGTGCCGTACACGACCTGGCCGAGGGTGTTGTCGATCTGGATTGCGACCATCCAGTCGTCCGTCGACCCGAAGTGCTCGACGTCCATGGTGATCTCGAGGTCGTCGCCCAGCTCGAGGGGAGCCTCGGC carries:
- a CDS encoding glycosyltransferase family 2 protein; protein product: MGANTPSARVLVVTVTYNTGETLRPFLATLATASAHPLDVIVVDNASADLRVERALAAEFGATLLELERNLGYGGGVTAGVQQSGSTADYVLIVNPDVSFTPGAIDALVAAADADPRIGSVGPRILDADGSVYPSARNLPSLRTGIGHALLGRVWRSNPWSTRYRAEHAYGIEQRDAGWLSGACVLTRRTAYDAIGGFDERFFMYFEDVDLGARLGKNGWRNVYVPTATVTHTGAHSTAQSAKRMEAAHHDSAYVYLADKYSAWYLAPVRLVLRIGLSARKWWVTR